TGAGAGCTTTGTTTACGTCATCGCGTAATTTATTGCCCTTCTTGAAAGCTATTCCGTAATAAAAACTTGCAACAGGTTCGTGCAAAACTTTCAAGCCGTCATAATTAATCAGAAAATATCTAGCAGGAGTCTCATCGAGTACAGCTGCATCAATAAGTTTCATTCTGAGGGCTTCAACGAGTGCGGAAACATTTTCGTACACAAAAATATTATCGTGCGAGTCTTTGAGCATTTCGTTAATAATCTCGTGGGCTGCTGAAGCGTTTTCGACTCCGACCTTTGCGCTTTTGAGGTCAGCAGGCGAATTAACTTCCGCGAAAGAACTTCCCGCCATGAGAACGACTAACGCAAAAATTGCAAAAAGTTTTGTAGAAAATTTCATTTTATCGTCCTCCTTTAGTCGCGGTTATTTCTTATTATTTCCGTGAGAATATCGCCCATGATTCTAGCTTCTCTGTCATGTCTGCGCCTGCGTTCGTAATCGCGTCTCATTTGTTCCTCGTACTGCCTGCGATCGTATTCGCGCCTTTCCCATTCCAAGCGGTCAAGTTCTCTGCGTTCTGCTTCCCAGCGCATTTGGTCTCTTCGTGCGCGTTCACGCATTATATAACCGGGCGGTGGCGGTGGAGGAGGAGGCGGGGGGGGCGGAGTCGGGCCGTAATTAGGGCGGGGCGGCGGTGCATAACGATAAGCAGCTAAAGCAGTCGCGCAAAAACAAACTGATAATGTAGCTGCCAAGAAAAATAACGCTGCTAATTTCTTGAGTCTCAATTTCTTAACCTCCTATTATGAATGAAATATTAATGAAAGTAATTATATACCCTCTCCAGCGCGAGAAATAAAGCAAAACAACGGAGAGGGGACAATCACATGAAGTTAAACATACTGCTCGATCTGGTCATGAACTACAACGAGATTATTAAAATCTTCGATCTTGGGACGCTGAACCATTATAGGCTCTCTGACGTGCAAATATTGAGTGTCGACCCGTTTAATAGTGAATCCCCTTTCAAGCCTGCTGACAAAACCAGAAGTATTTATTATGCTGCTGGTCTGTACGATTTGCATTGACATTGATTAACCCCTCCTTGAGTTATAATTTTGCCTATATTCTACACTAAATTTCTTATGCGTTCACGGTGATATAATATTTCGTGCTGTGCAGCAATTAATTTGCGTAAGTCCGAGCGAAAAATTTTTACTCGGAAGGTGTATTAACTTGAATCCAAATGATTTTCTCGAACGCGAACCGGTCAGCAAACTGTTAATAAAATATTCTGTTCCGTTAATAATTTCTTTGTTAGTAGCAGCATTATATAACATAGTCGACCAAATTTTTATAGCAAACGCTGATTATTTAGGCTCGAACGGTAACGCAGCAAATAATGTAGTCTTCCCATTGACAGTAATAGCACTTGCCTTCACGCTTTTAATAGGCGACGGGGTCTGCGCTTTTGTGAGCATGAGTCTAGGCGCAAGAAATATCAAGCAGGCGGGCGACACAGTTGGGAGTGCGGTTTTACTTTCTTCAACGACGGGAATAATTATCGCAGTTGTATATTATATTTTCCGTGAAGAGCTGTTAACTTTTTTCGGCGGAAGAATTAACGACGAGACATTTAATTTTGCGCTTGAATATTTTGCGTTCATAATTCCGGGAATACCTTTTTACGTTTTCGGCCAAGCTATGAACCCGATTATATCAGCTGACGGAAGCCCAAATTACGTAATGTTTTCGACTCTAATGGGGGCAGGGATAAATATAATTCTCGATCCGATATTTATTTTTGCGTTTCACTTGGGGATGATGGGTGCGGCACTTGCTACGATTTTAGGGCAGATTTTCACGGCGTTTATGTCAGCACGTTATATTTTCTGCAAAATGAAGGCCGTAAAATTTTCGCGCGCTAATCTCTCGTATAATCCTGCATTAATGAAGCGTTATCTGCCGCTTGGTATGTGCAGTTTTCTATCACAAATTTCACTTGTAATCAGTGTTGCAGCAGTAAATCTCATGATAAAGAAGTACGGCGCATTAGATCCCGTTTTCAGTCAGCCGGAGTTTTCGCAGATTCCAATGGCGGTAATCGGAATCGTTATGAAATTCTTTCAAATTGTAATTTCTATAGTTGTAGGACTCTCTGCGAGCTGTACACCTATAACAGGTTTCAACATGGGAGCAGGAAGACATGACAGAGTCAAAAAATTATTTTCGCTGTTATTGACTTGTGAGACTGTAATTGGCTTGATTGCATTTGTTATAGTTGAATTTTTCCCGGCTAATATCGCAAATTTATTCGGAGCGTCGGGCGAAAGTGTTTATTATGCAGATTTTACGGTTAAGTGCTTCAGGACTTATTTATGCTTTATAGTGCTTGCGTGCGTGAATAAGGCTGCATTTATATTTATTCAGGCAATGGGACGGCCGTATATTTCTGCGGGGCTGTCGATGATTCGTGAAATAATTTTTGGTGCGGGACTAACGATTTTGATGCCGATTTTTATGGGACTTGACGGCGTTTTGTGGTCAATGCCTGCCAGTGATGGACTCACATTTATAGTATCTCTTGCTGTGATAATTATGATTTACAGGGAGTTAAGCGAGCCGGTTAATAATCTCGAATACTAGCGCGACTCATGTGCAGAAAGGGGGGAGTTATACATTAATGGCGATAAATTTTTTTATTTTTGCGTTGACTATATCTGTAATCGCGGGTTAAAATTTTTTATAATCAGCACACTTTAATAGCAGTAAAAACTTTTTGTGTCAGCACCGCAAATTATGTCATGTGCTTATATTGCGGACAAGAGTAGCAGCTGATGACTCCTCAATAAATGGCTCAAGCCCGTAAATGTTCAAGACCTCAATAATCTTTTAATGTCGTGTACAAATTCAAAGCAGCGGGAATATTTTATCAAGCTAATAAACATTTTCGTAAAACTATGACAAAATATTTTTGTTGAGCGCATATATATTAAAACTTGAAATTTGTTGTATATGTGTGACTCGTTTTTCCCCGCCCGTAGTTATAAATGCACGTTTCCGAAAGACTTTGCTTATATCACGCGCAAAAAAATTATTGAGCTATTTTCGCATTGACAGCAAAAATTTTTGTAGTCGTAAAAAAAATTACAGCCCTCCCGAAAATTTTTCATTTCAAGAGAACTGCACGCGATTTATAGTAATTGCACTAAAAACTTTTGCACGTTCGCGCTACCCCTTCAATCCGGGTGGGTGGGTGGGCAGAACGAACGACTTCGCGCGATAAATTATTTGCATTGAGCTGGACTTACGGCCGCAAAAATTTTCATCACAGCAGGCCACACCGCAATAATGTATAACATACTAAGCAGACCTCTTGAGAATCTCAGCACTTCAGACGCGTTAAATATGCTCCTGAACTCTATAAATATCAAAATATAAATCGTCATGCCCACTAAACCAAGCAAAACGCCCCTGAAATTAAATCCTGTATGCTGAAACTTTATAAATTTTTTGTCGAGATAACGCCCGATTAATAAGCCGGCCACTTCTCCTATATTCGGAAGTGAAGATTTTACCATGCTTACGGGGTCAACTAATAATTTACCGTTTGAGTCATAATTCATCGGGTAAGATTTCAGCTCGATATAAAGCAATGCAATCACACAAACTATCAAGCCCGAAACAAGCAAAAAATTTTCTTTCTCCGGATGAGCGTAAATATATTCAAAAATTTTTCCCGTTATCCATATCGAGAACACCGCCAAAATTACACCTACTACAACATCTTGCGGGGTGTGAACGCCTAAATAATTTCTTGACAACGCAGTTAATATAATCGCTATAACGCACAACCATGAAATTAACGCCGCTTTTTTCCTGTAAATTACAGCGAGTCCGCCGTAAATAGGCGCTGAGTCCATTACGTGCCCGCTCGGAAATGAATAGCCGCTTGCACCCTTTATAGCAATTTTGTCGGGGATAACTCGTGAATCTCTTATCCATGGACGATATACACAGCAAGTTAATTTAACTATGGAATTAATAAACCTGCTCACTTTCTGCGACACAAGAATATAAAGCCCGTCCCGCTTGTTTATGCACCAGTAAATAAATATCGGAATACAAATAAGTCCTGTAGCTGCTAAAGTCGTTACTGCATTGAAGAACGGCGTTAAAATATTGTCCGTTGCGTCTCGAAAATTTTGCAGCCATAATAAATATTCTATGTCCATTAAAAATTTTGCCTCCTTTAAATATTCATAAATTATAATATACTTGTATGAAAATTTTTAACTCGAGGGGAATTATAGTTCTTGAATAATACATACATGAAAATAAACGGCTCTGAAATATTAATGCAATGTCTAATCGAACAGGGAGTAGATACTATTTTCGGCTATCCCGGCGGAGCTATTTTGAACGTTTATGACAAATTATTTGATCACAAGGAAATCAAGCACATTTTGACAGCTCACGAGCAAGGAGCTTCACACGCTGCTGACGGTTATGCGCGCTCAACAGGTAAAGTCGGAGTCTGCTTTGCTACTTCAGGCCCAGGCTCTACGAATCTTGCAACAGGTGTAGCTACAGCATATATGGACTCGGCTCCTGTAGTATTCATCACGTGCAACGTTAACAGCGATTTAATAGGCCGCGACTCATTTCAAGAAGTCGATATCACCGGCGTAACTCTTCCAATTACAAAATGTTCGTACATAGTCAGCAAAGTTGAAAATTTAGCCGACACTGTCAGAGAAGCATTTGCCATCGCGAAATCAGGCAGACCGGGCCCGGTTTTGATTGACATACAGAAAAATGCAACCGCTGAAGAATGCGAATATTATCCCGTAACGCCCGAAGAATTTTACATGAGCACAGGCAGCAGAATCGAAAGACTCAGAAAGACTCATCATCCTAGCGTCGGTTATCCTGAAATTGATTTAAACGCTATTGACGAACTCGCAGAATTAATTGACAAGTCCGACAAACCTTTATTAATTTGCGGAGGCGGAGTCGTACGTGCTAAGGCCTCGCAGGAATTTCGGACTCTTGCAGCGCGAATTGATTCACCTGTCGCAATAACAGTTATGGGCGGCGGAGCTTTTCCCGGAGACAGCGATTTAAAAACGGGCATGATCGGTATGCACGGTTCTCAAGCGTCAAATATGGCGTGTGATGCGTGCGATTTATTAATTTCCGTCGGTTGCAGATTCTCGGACAGGGTTACACTTAATCCGGCAGGTTTCGCGAAAAATGCCAAAATCGTGCAAATCGATATAGACGCGTCAGAAATCGACAAGAACATTAAATCAGACCTGCACATAATCGGCGACGCTAAGAAAATTTTAAATCTCCTGCTCGTGAAATTAAAGCGGGACAAGAAAAATGACGCATGGAAAAATTACGTTTTCTCATTCAAGCGAGAAACAGAATACGACGACGACCCGAATCACGAGACTTTGACTCCCAAGCAGATTTTATCGGCAGCAGCTGAAATTTTGCCAAATGATACAATCGTTACTACAGACGTAGGACAACATCAAATGTGGGCGATTCAACATTTTAAATTCGATTATCCCGGACAGTTAATCACATCAGGAGGTTTCGGCACAATGGGATTCGGACTCGGTGCTGCAATAGGCGCGCAAGTTGGCAACCCTGACAAAACAGTTTTACACGTTACAGGCGACGGCAGCTTTAGAATGAACTGCAACGAACTAGCAACAGAACAATTTTACAAGCTCCCGATAATAACGCTTTTATTCAATAATTCGACATTAGGCATGGTCAGACAATGGCAGCATTTAATTTATAACGAGAGATACTCACAGACGACTCTAAATCGAGGCCCTGACTTCGCAAAACTTGCAGACGCTTACGGAATTCACGGCAGGAGCGTTCATGATGTCGAGTCATTGCGTGCGGTCTTGACTGAGGCTGTTAATTCTCGTGCTGACGGACTCGGCTGGGTTATTGACTGCAAAATTGATATTGACGAGATGGTACGGCCAATGGTCGGCGGAAATAGTTTCATCGTTAATTTCATGTTAGATTAGGGGTGAATCATCATGCAGGCAAAAGAATCAAATCAAAATTTAAAGCGTTATACAATCGTTACTGCAATGGATAACGAGGCCGGAGTCTTGTCGCAACTCGCGCATTTATTTTCACGCAAGGGCTATAACATTGAGACAATAGCAGCGGGCTGGACAGTGGATCAAAATGTTACTCGCTTCACAATAGAAATTTATTCCGACGAAGAGAGAATCAAATTACTTTGCAGCCAATTACGAAAATTAGTCCCGATTCATTATGTCGAAATTCTTGACCCGTCAAAGGCTATAAGGCGTGAATTAATGCTCGTCCGCGTTCATGCAGCAGACAGGGCAGCAAGAAATGAAATAATGCAGATAGCAAATATTTTCAGAGGATCAGTAATTGATATAACTCACGACTCTTTGACTCTTTCTGTTACTGGGGACGATCAGAAGACTTCAGCGTTTGAAAGTTTATTAAAGGAGTTCGGGATTATCGAGCTTGCACGCACAGGAATTGTAGCTATCGAACGCGCAGAAATGTAAAAAATTTTTCCTCCGGTTAATTATTTATTGCCGGGGGATTTGCTTTATCGTCTTTGTTCGCGTGCCTCGTTGAGCGATCTTACGGCCTCGTTGATTAATCCTGAAATTGTTTCTGTACGGCTGTAATTTTCGTATTTCGCAAAACCTATATTTACGCGCAGGAAATATTTTAATTTGTTCTTGGCAGCAGAGTTTATTACATAATTTCGTATACGTTCCGTGAATAATTCAAGCTCGTTATTGTCGATATTTGCAATTATCATAAATTCGTCGCCGTAATATCTTGCAGCAATGCATAAATACTCGTTTTCGCTGAAATCTTTTAACGCCTTCGCAGTGATAATTAACGCCCTGTCGCCCTCAAGCCGTCCGAACCGCCTGTTAATCGAGCTTAAGTCCTCTATATCGATCGCAAATAAATACAAATTTTCACGTTCGCCCAAATTAAATTTATTCGTCAAGTCCCTGATAAAACCGTTTCTGTTATGAATCTTCGTCAATGGGTCAATTGATATTAAGCTGTCAACGTAATAAATATAAACAAGCAAATCAGCAGTCAGCATTACAAAGCATAATAACGGCAGTCTAGGATTTAATAACTGCACAGGCCCGAAAATTACTATCAATACAGGGTAGAACGCAAATTTATTTATCGCTCCCAAACGCGAAAACGAACGCACTAACGCCGCAAAAGGGTAGAATAAATTTATCATGTGCACTAAATAAAATATTGAATCGTCCTGAATGTCAATATATAACGGACTCAAGACCAGAATCAATATATTTAACGCAAATGGAAGCGCGGAAAAAATTTTATTTCTCAGAGCAGCAAAAATTTTCGTATCCTGCCGTAGTTCACTGTAAATAAACCCAAGCAAGCAAATAAGCCCGAAACAAACAAAATTTATGCATGCCGCTACATACTGCAA
This sequence is a window from Synergistaceae bacterium. Protein-coding genes within it:
- the ilvB gene encoding biosynthetic-type acetolactate synthase large subunit; protein product: MNNTYMKINGSEILMQCLIEQGVDTIFGYPGGAILNVYDKLFDHKEIKHILTAHEQGASHAADGYARSTGKVGVCFATSGPGSTNLATGVATAYMDSAPVVFITCNVNSDLIGRDSFQEVDITGVTLPITKCSYIVSKVENLADTVREAFAIAKSGRPGPVLIDIQKNATAEECEYYPVTPEEFYMSTGSRIERLRKTHHPSVGYPEIDLNAIDELAELIDKSDKPLLICGGGVVRAKASQEFRTLAARIDSPVAITVMGGGAFPGDSDLKTGMIGMHGSQASNMACDACDLLISVGCRFSDRVTLNPAGFAKNAKIVQIDIDASEIDKNIKSDLHIIGDAKKILNLLLVKLKRDKKNDAWKNYVFSFKRETEYDDDPNHETLTPKQILSAAAEILPNDTIVTTDVGQHQMWAIQHFKFDYPGQLITSGGFGTMGFGLGAAIGAQVGNPDKTVLHVTGDGSFRMNCNELATEQFYKLPIITLLFNNSTLGMVRQWQHLIYNERYSQTTLNRGPDFAKLADAYGIHGRSVHDVESLRAVLTEAVNSRADGLGWVIDCKIDIDEMVRPMVGGNSFIVNFMLD
- a CDS encoding MATE family efflux transporter, whose product is MNPNDFLEREPVSKLLIKYSVPLIISLLVAALYNIVDQIFIANADYLGSNGNAANNVVFPLTVIALAFTLLIGDGVCAFVSMSLGARNIKQAGDTVGSAVLLSSTTGIIIAVVYYIFREELLTFFGGRINDETFNFALEYFAFIIPGIPFYVFGQAMNPIISADGSPNYVMFSTLMGAGINIILDPIFIFAFHLGMMGAALATILGQIFTAFMSARYIFCKMKAVKFSRANLSYNPALMKRYLPLGMCSFLSQISLVISVAAVNLMIKKYGALDPVFSQPEFSQIPMAVIGIVMKFFQIVISIVVGLSASCTPITGFNMGAGRHDRVKKLFSLLLTCETVIGLIAFVIVEFFPANIANLFGASGESVYYADFTVKCFRTYLCFIVLACVNKAAFIFIQAMGRPYISAGLSMIREIIFGAGLTILMPIFMGLDGVLWSMPASDGLTFIVSLAVIIMIYRELSEPVNNLEY
- the ilvN gene encoding acetolactate synthase small subunit, which produces MQAKESNQNLKRYTIVTAMDNEAGVLSQLAHLFSRKGYNIETIAAGWTVDQNVTRFTIEIYSDEERIKLLCSQLRKLVPIHYVEILDPSKAIRRELMLVRVHAADRAARNEIMQIANIFRGSVIDITHDSLTLSVTGDDQKTSAFESLLKEFGIIELARTGIVAIERAEM
- a CDS encoding phosphatase PAP2 family protein; the protein is MDIEYLLWLQNFRDATDNILTPFFNAVTTLAATGLICIPIFIYWCINKRDGLYILVSQKVSRFINSIVKLTCCVYRPWIRDSRVIPDKIAIKGASGYSFPSGHVMDSAPIYGGLAVIYRKKAALISWLCVIAIILTALSRNYLGVHTPQDVVVGVILAVFSIWITGKIFEYIYAHPEKENFLLVSGLIVCVIALLYIELKSYPMNYDSNGKLLVDPVSMVKSSLPNIGEVAGLLIGRYLDKKFIKFQHTGFNFRGVLLGLVGMTIYILIFIEFRSIFNASEVLRFSRGLLSMLYIIAVWPAVMKIFAAVSPAQCK
- a CDS encoding GGDEF domain-containing protein, with amino-acid sequence MSRKLIGKKFIIYYIINDRINYHEEGYIYVMENLSRLVQDTSAAFNSSGYAFFHIESHIFCIIMAVILFICQQNSSDQAGARIIWSRLLLVQVLYFLAKIFRVLVDINIFTSSDTLQYVAACINFVCFGLICLLGFIYSELRQDTKIFAALRNKIFSALPFALNILILVLSPLYIDIQDDSIFYLVHMINLFYPFAALVRSFSRLGAINKFAFYPVLIVIFGPVQLLNPRLPLLCFVMLTADLLVYIYYVDSLISIDPLTKIHNRNGFIRDLTNKFNLGERENLYLFAIDIEDLSSINRRFGRLEGDRALIITAKALKDFSENEYLCIAARYYGDEFMIIANIDNNELELFTERIRNYVINSAAKNKLKYFLRVNIGFAKYENYSRTETISGLINEAVRSLNEAREQRR